A part of Streptomyces sp. NBC_01210 genomic DNA contains:
- the paaK gene encoding phenylacetate--CoA ligase PaaK, which yields MTDLLDAAERLSREELEALQLERLRATLRHAYENVGFYRSAFDKAGLRPEDCRTLADLSRFPFTAKTDLRDNYPFGMFAVEQSEVRRIHASSGTTGRPTVVGYTERDLDTWADVVARSIRAAGGRPGHKVHVAYGYGLFTGGLGAHYGAERLGCTVIPASGGMTSRQVQLIQDFRPEIIMVTPSYMLTILDEFERQGVDPRTTSLKVGIFGAEPWTEEMRREIEERFAIDAVDIYGLSEVMGPGVAQECVETKDGLHIWEDHFYPEVVDPFTGEVLPDGDSGELVFTSLTKEAMPVIRYRTRDLTRLLPGTARVFRRMEKVTGRSDDMVILRGVNLFPTQIEEIVLRTPHVAPHFQLRLTREGRLDALTVRAEARPEATSEQRAAAARAVAAAVKDGIGVSVDVEVLDPGTLERSVGKIKRIVDLRTK from the coding sequence ATGACGGACCTGCTGGATGCGGCGGAGCGGCTCAGTCGCGAGGAGCTCGAGGCGCTGCAGCTCGAGCGGCTGCGGGCGACCTTGCGCCATGCCTACGAAAACGTCGGCTTCTACCGGTCGGCCTTCGACAAGGCAGGGCTTCGTCCCGAGGACTGCCGCACGCTCGCCGATCTGTCCCGCTTCCCCTTCACCGCCAAGACCGATCTGCGGGACAACTATCCGTTCGGGATGTTCGCGGTGGAGCAGTCCGAGGTGCGGCGGATCCATGCCTCCAGCGGGACGACGGGCCGTCCGACGGTCGTCGGTTACACCGAGCGCGATCTGGACACCTGGGCGGACGTGGTGGCCCGTTCGATCCGCGCCGCAGGTGGCCGGCCCGGCCACAAGGTCCATGTGGCGTACGGATACGGGCTGTTCACCGGCGGCCTCGGCGCGCACTACGGCGCCGAGCGCCTCGGCTGCACGGTCATCCCGGCCTCCGGCGGCATGACCTCGCGCCAGGTGCAGCTGATCCAGGACTTCCGGCCCGAGATCATCATGGTCACCCCTTCGTACATGCTCACGATCCTCGACGAGTTCGAGCGGCAGGGCGTCGATCCGCGTACCACCTCTCTCAAGGTCGGGATCTTCGGCGCGGAGCCGTGGACGGAGGAGATGCGGCGCGAGATCGAGGAGCGGTTTGCGATCGACGCCGTCGACATATACGGCCTGTCGGAGGTGATGGGGCCGGGCGTGGCGCAGGAGTGTGTGGAGACCAAGGACGGGCTGCACATCTGGGAGGACCATTTCTACCCGGAGGTCGTCGATCCCTTCACCGGTGAGGTGCTGCCGGACGGAGACTCCGGTGAGCTGGTCTTCACCTCGCTCACCAAGGAGGCCATGCCGGTGATCCGGTACCGGACGCGGGACCTGACGCGGCTGCTGCCGGGTACGGCCCGGGTCTTCCGGCGGATGGAGAAGGTGACCGGGCGCAGCGACGACATGGTGATCCTGCGCGGAGTGAACCTCTTCCCGACCCAGATCGAGGAGATCGTGCTGCGTACGCCGCATGTCGCCCCACATTTCCAGCTGCGGCTGACTCGTGAGGGCCGTCTCGACGCGCTGACCGTACGGGCCGAGGCGCGGCCGGAGGCGACGTCCGAGCAGCGCGCGGCCGCCGCGCGGGCGGTCGCGGCGGCCGTGAAGGACGGCATCGGGGTGTCGGTCGACGTCGAGGTGCTCGACCCCGGGACGCTGGAGCGTTCGGTGGGCAAGATCAAGCGGATCGTGGATCTCAGGACGAAGTGA
- a CDS encoding acyl-CoA synthetase, with amino-acid sequence MTAVRSNTVDAGVRSSARRTPDRTAVRYADRTWSYAELDAAVTTAAAVLTGHGLRPGERVASYGHNSDAYLIGFLGCARAGLVHVPVNQNLTGDDLAYIIEQSGSALVLADPDLAPRLPAGLPVRPLRDADDSLLTELRTSRSFTPERELGTEDLVQLLYTSGTTALPKGAMMTHRALVHEYVSAVAALDLRETDRPVHALPLYHSAQMHVFLLPYLAVGAENTILDAPDATRIFDLVEAGRADSLFAPPTVWIGLSNHPEFATRDLGALRKAYYGASIMPVPVLERLRERLPGLGFYNCFGQSEIGPLATVLGPDEHEGRMDSCGRTVLFVEAKVVDKSGKEVADGTAGEIVYRSPQLCEGYWDKPEETEEAFRDGWFHSGDLAVRDAEGYFTVVDRVKDVINSGGVLVASRQVEDVLYTHPAVAETAVIGLPDERWIEAVTAVVVARGEVTDAELIDHAREKLAHFKAPKKVLFVDELPRNASGKILKRELRDRFTSS; translated from the coding sequence ATGACAGCTGTACGCAGCAACACAGTCGACGCCGGTGTGCGAAGCAGCGCACGGCGCACCCCCGACCGCACCGCCGTGCGCTACGCGGACCGGACCTGGAGCTATGCCGAACTCGACGCCGCCGTCACCACGGCGGCGGCCGTCCTCACCGGCCATGGCCTGCGCCCGGGGGAGCGGGTCGCCTCCTACGGCCACAACTCCGACGCGTATCTCATCGGCTTCCTCGGCTGCGCCCGTGCGGGACTCGTCCATGTCCCGGTCAACCAGAACCTCACCGGCGACGACCTCGCGTACATCATCGAGCAGTCGGGCAGCGCTCTCGTCCTCGCCGACCCCGACCTCGCGCCGCGGCTGCCGGCCGGACTGCCCGTCAGGCCGCTGCGCGACGCGGACGACTCGCTGCTGACCGAGCTGCGTACGTCCCGCAGTTTCACACCCGAGCGCGAGCTGGGGACCGAGGACCTGGTCCAGCTGCTCTACACCTCCGGCACCACCGCCCTGCCCAAGGGCGCGATGATGACCCACCGGGCGCTCGTCCACGAGTACGTCAGCGCCGTTGCCGCCCTCGATCTGCGGGAGACCGACCGGCCCGTCCACGCGCTGCCGCTCTACCACTCCGCCCAGATGCATGTCTTTCTGCTGCCGTACCTCGCGGTCGGCGCGGAGAACACCATCCTGGACGCGCCCGACGCGACGCGGATCTTCGACCTCGTCGAAGCAGGCCGTGCCGACAGTCTCTTCGCACCGCCCACCGTATGGATCGGCCTGTCGAACCACCCGGAGTTCGCCACCCGCGACCTCGGCGCCCTGCGCAAGGCGTACTACGGCGCGTCGATCATGCCTGTGCCCGTGCTCGAGAGGCTCCGTGAGCGGCTGCCCGGTCTCGGCTTCTACAACTGCTTCGGGCAGAGCGAGATCGGCCCGCTCGCCACCGTTCTCGGCCCGGACGAGCACGAGGGCCGGATGGACTCCTGCGGACGGACCGTCCTTTTCGTCGAGGCGAAGGTCGTCGACAAGAGCGGCAAGGAGGTCGCCGACGGCACGGCCGGTGAGATCGTCTACCGCTCCCCGCAGCTCTGTGAGGGGTACTGGGACAAGCCGGAGGAGACCGAAGAGGCCTTCCGTGACGGCTGGTTCCACTCCGGCGACCTCGCGGTCCGGGACGCCGAGGGGTACTTCACGGTCGTCGACCGGGTGAAGGACGTCATCAACTCCGGGGGAGTACTGGTCGCTTCGCGACAGGTCGAGGACGTCCTCTACACCCATCCCGCCGTCGCGGAGACCGCGGTCATCGGCCTGCCCGACGAACGCTGGATCGAGGCCGTCACCGCCGTTGTCGTCGCGCGCGGTGAGGTGACGGATGCCGAACTCATCGACCACGCACGCGAGAAGCTCGCCCACTTCAAGGCCCCGAAGAAGGTCCTGTTCGTCGACGAGCTGCCGCGCAACGCCAGCGGAAAGATCCTCAAGCGCGAGCTGAGGGACCGCTTCACTTCGTCCTGA
- a CDS encoding penicillin acylase family protein, with product MDQPAFTAVTLGGTLLFRTRLRRLILTCTVLVTAAAALPPAAAADSRDRPDRHPSGGGLSAVIRYTEHGIPHIVARDYASLGFGSGWAQAADQVCVLADGFLTVRGERSRYFGPDAAPDGSLSSATKNLSSDLYFRGVRDAGTVEKLLATPAPAGAGRQVKELMRGWAAGYNAWLKQNRITDPACRNADWVGPVTTLDVARRGFAVSVLGGQGRGIDGITAAQPPGTTPVGAPDAAGTAKAARELFAAGNADMGSNAVAFSGSTTANGRGLLIGNPHYPWQGGRRFWQSQQTIPGELNVSGSSLLGTAVVNIGFNDKVAWSHTVATGVTLNLHQLTLDPADPTAYLVDAKPERMTKRTVTVPVKDGAPVTRTQWWTRYGPVVTSLGPTLPLPWSATTAYALNDPNATNLRGSDTALAFGKARSTDDMVKALKRTQGLPWVNTIAADSKGHTLFSQSQVLPRITDELAQRCSTPLGKVTYPASGVAVLDGSRGDCALGADKDAVQPGIFGPSKMPTLKDAPYAENSNDSAWLANADHPLTGYERVFGSIGTPRSLRTRGGIEDVAAMADKGRLTVSDLQKQQFANRAPAGDLAAADTAKACAALPGKGADLAQACDVLAAWDRTMNTGSRGALLFDRFWRGLTARVPTAQLWKVPFSAADPVRTPNTLNTASPGFAQALTAAVAELRTAGIPLDAPLGEHQFVVRNGKRIPVPGGTEGLGVWNKVEPVWNPAGGGYTEVVTGSSHIQTVGWDGGRCPVARTLLTYSQSSNPASPYYSDQTELFSGERWVRSRFCERDILGSPELRVVWARERR from the coding sequence ATGGACCAACCAGCTTTCACCGCAGTCACGTTGGGAGGCACGTTGCTCTTCCGCACCCGCCTGAGACGGCTCATACTCACCTGCACGGTCCTGGTGACCGCAGCCGCCGCGCTGCCGCCGGCCGCGGCCGCCGATTCCCGTGACCGGCCCGACCGGCATCCTTCCGGCGGCGGTCTTTCCGCCGTCATCCGCTACACCGAGCACGGTATTCCGCACATTGTCGCCAGGGACTACGCGAGTCTCGGCTTCGGCAGCGGCTGGGCGCAGGCCGCCGACCAGGTGTGCGTACTCGCCGACGGCTTCCTCACCGTACGAGGCGAGCGCTCGCGCTACTTCGGCCCGGACGCGGCCCCGGACGGCTCGCTCTCCTCGGCGACGAAGAACCTCTCCAGCGATCTCTACTTCCGCGGTGTACGGGACGCGGGCACCGTCGAGAAGCTGCTCGCCACTCCGGCTCCGGCCGGTGCCGGCAGACAGGTCAAGGAACTGATGCGGGGCTGGGCGGCCGGTTACAACGCCTGGCTGAAGCAGAATCGCATCACCGATCCGGCCTGCAGGAACGCCGACTGGGTCGGGCCGGTGACCACGCTCGACGTGGCCCGGCGCGGCTTCGCCGTATCGGTACTCGGCGGGCAGGGGCGCGGCATCGACGGCATCACCGCGGCGCAGCCGCCCGGTACGACCCCGGTCGGCGCACCCGACGCGGCCGGGACGGCCAAGGCCGCGCGGGAGCTGTTCGCCGCCGGGAACGCCGACATGGGCTCCAACGCCGTCGCGTTCAGCGGCAGTACGACCGCCAACGGTCGAGGACTGCTGATCGGCAATCCGCACTACCCGTGGCAGGGCGGCCGCCGCTTCTGGCAGTCGCAGCAGACCATCCCCGGTGAGCTGAATGTCTCCGGCAGCTCACTGCTCGGCACCGCCGTGGTCAACATCGGCTTCAACGACAAGGTGGCCTGGAGCCATACTGTCGCGACCGGTGTCACGCTGAATCTTCATCAGTTGACGCTGGATCCGGCCGATCCGACCGCGTATCTGGTGGACGCGAAGCCCGAGCGGATGACGAAGCGGACCGTGACCGTCCCGGTCAAGGACGGCGCACCCGTGACCCGTACGCAGTGGTGGACGCGGTACGGACCGGTCGTCACCTCGCTCGGTCCGACGCTGCCGCTGCCCTGGTCCGCCACGACCGCGTACGCGCTCAACGACCCCAACGCCACCAATCTGCGCGGCTCCGACACCGCCCTGGCCTTCGGCAAGGCGCGCTCCACGGACGACATGGTGAAGGCGCTGAAGCGCACCCAGGGTCTGCCGTGGGTGAACACGATCGCCGCCGACTCGAAGGGACACACGCTCTTCTCCCAGTCGCAGGTGCTGCCGCGGATCACCGACGAGCTGGCGCAGCGCTGCTCCACACCGCTCGGCAAAGTGACCTATCCGGCGTCGGGGGTTGCCGTGCTGGACGGCTCGCGCGGCGACTGCGCACTCGGCGCCGACAAGGACGCTGTGCAGCCGGGCATCTTCGGTCCGTCGAAGATGCCGACGCTGAAGGACGCGCCGTATGCGGAAAACTCCAACGACAGCGCCTGGCTGGCCAATGCCGACCACCCGCTGACCGGTTACGAGCGGGTCTTCGGCTCCATCGGCACGCCCCGTTCGCTGCGCACCCGCGGCGGCATCGAGGATGTGGCGGCGATGGCGGACAAGGGTCGACTGACCGTCTCCGACCTGCAGAAGCAGCAGTTCGCGAACCGCGCGCCCGCCGGAGATCTGGCCGCGGCCGACACGGCGAAGGCGTGCGCGGCGCTGCCCGGCAAGGGCGCCGATCTCGCGCAGGCCTGCGATGTGCTGGCGGCGTGGGACCGGACCATGAACACCGGCAGCCGGGGCGCACTGCTCTTCGACCGGTTCTGGCGGGGGCTCACGGCGAGGGTGCCGACGGCGCAGTTGTGGAAGGTGCCGTTCTCGGCGGCGGATCCGGTGCGTACGCCGAACACGCTCAACACCGCATCGCCCGGCTTCGCACAGGCCCTGACAGCGGCGGTCGCCGAGCTGCGTACGGCCGGTATTCCGCTGGACGCGCCACTGGGTGAGCACCAGTTCGTCGTACGGAACGGGAAGCGGATCCCGGTGCCGGGCGGTACGGAAGGTCTCGGCGTCTGGAACAAGGTCGAGCCGGTGTGGAATCCGGCGGGCGGTGGCTACACCGAAGTGGTGACCGGTTCGAGCCATATCCAGACGGTCGGCTGGGACGGCGGGCGCTGCCCGGTGGCCCGCACCCTGCTGACGTACTCCCAGTCGTCGAACCCCGCCTCCCCCTACTACAGCGATCAGACCGAGCTGTTCTCGGGCGAGCGCTGGGTGAGATCGAGGTTCTGCGAGCGGGACATCCTGGGCTCGCCGGAGCTGCGGGTGGTGTGGGCGCGGGAGCGCAGATGA
- a CDS encoding acyl-CoA synthetase, which translates to MTERAGGSPRTESGGGFWALAAADPERTILIAPDGEAWTAGRLHAAVNQLVHGLRAAGLEKGDAFAVVLPNGVELLTAYLAACEAGLYLVPVNHHLVGPEIAWIVSDSGAKVLIGHERFAAAASAAADEAKLPASHRYAVGGIGGISGISGIGGIGGFRPYAELLDGQPDSVPEDRTLGWVMNYTSGTTGRPRGIRRPLSGKLPEETYLGGFLGIFGIKPFDDNVHLVCSPLYHTAVLQFAGAALHIGHQLVLMDKWTPEEMLRLIDAHRCTHTHMVPTQFHRLLALPDAVKERYDVSSMRHAIHGAAPCPDHVKRAMIDWWGNCVEEYYAASEGGGAFATAEDWLKKPGTVGRAWPISELAVFDDDGNRLPPGELGTVYMKMSTGSFSYHKDEAKTRKSRIGDFFTVGDLGILDEDGYLFLRDRKIDMIISGGVNIYPAEIESALLTHPAVADAAAFGIPHADWGEEVKAVVEAADGRQPGDALAADILAHCERQLAAYKRPKTVDFIEAMPRDPNGKLYKRRLRAPYWEGHERAV; encoded by the coding sequence TCCCCCCGGACGGAGTCCGGGGGAGGGTTCTGGGCCCTGGCGGCCGCGGACCCGGAGCGTACGATCCTGATCGCACCGGACGGCGAGGCATGGACCGCCGGCCGGCTGCACGCAGCCGTCAACCAGCTCGTCCACGGACTGCGCGCGGCCGGACTGGAGAAGGGCGACGCCTTCGCCGTCGTCCTGCCCAACGGCGTCGAGCTCCTCACCGCGTATCTCGCCGCGTGCGAGGCCGGCCTGTATCTGGTGCCCGTCAACCACCATCTCGTCGGACCCGAGATCGCCTGGATCGTCTCCGACTCCGGTGCCAAGGTGCTCATCGGGCACGAGCGGTTCGCGGCCGCCGCGTCGGCCGCCGCCGACGAGGCGAAGCTGCCCGCGAGCCACCGCTACGCCGTGGGCGGCATCGGTGGCATCAGTGGCATCAGTGGCATCGGCGGCATCGGCGGCTTCCGCCCGTACGCCGAACTCCTCGACGGACAGCCCGACTCCGTGCCCGAGGACCGTACGCTCGGCTGGGTCATGAACTACACCTCCGGCACCACCGGCAGGCCGCGCGGTATCCGTCGGCCACTGTCGGGAAAGCTCCCCGAGGAGACGTATCTCGGCGGCTTCCTCGGGATCTTCGGCATCAAGCCGTTCGACGACAATGTGCACCTCGTCTGTTCGCCGCTCTACCACACCGCCGTACTCCAGTTCGCGGGCGCCGCCCTGCACATCGGCCATCAGCTCGTACTGATGGACAAGTGGACGCCCGAGGAGATGCTGCGCCTCATCGACGCCCACCGGTGCACCCACACCCACATGGTCCCGACGCAGTTCCACCGGCTGCTCGCGCTGCCGGACGCGGTGAAGGAGCGCTATGACGTGAGCTCCATGCGGCACGCCATCCATGGCGCTGCCCCCTGCCCCGACCACGTCAAGCGGGCGATGATCGACTGGTGGGGCAACTGCGTCGAGGAGTACTACGCGGCCAGCGAGGGCGGCGGCGCGTTCGCGACCGCCGAGGACTGGCTGAAGAAGCCCGGCACCGTCGGCAGGGCCTGGCCCATCAGCGAACTCGCCGTCTTCGACGACGACGGCAACAGGCTCCCGCCCGGCGAACTGGGCACCGTCTACATGAAGATGAGCACCGGGAGCTTCAGCTACCACAAGGACGAGGCCAAGACGCGGAAGAGCCGTATCGGCGACTTCTTCACCGTCGGGGACCTCGGGATCCTCGACGAGGACGGCTATCTCTTTCTCCGCGACCGCAAGATCGACATGATCATCTCGGGCGGTGTCAACATCTATCCGGCCGAGATCGAGTCCGCGCTGCTCACCCATCCCGCCGTCGCCGACGCGGCCGCCTTCGGTATCCCGCACGCCGACTGGGGCGAGGAGGTCAAGGCGGTCGTCGAGGCCGCCGACGGCCGGCAGCCCGGCGACGCACTGGCGGCCGACATCCTCGCCCACTGCGAGCGGCAACTGGCGGCCTACAAGCGTCCCAAGACGGTGGACTTCATCGAGGCCATGCCGCGCGACCCGAACGGCAAGCTCTACAAACGACGCCTGCGCGCCCCTTACTGGGAGGGCCACGAACGGGCCGTATGA